A genomic stretch from Streptomyces sp. QL37 includes:
- the tsaD gene encoding tRNA (adenosine(37)-N6)-threonylcarbamoyltransferase complex transferase subunit TsaD yields the protein MADEPLVLGIETSCDETGVGIVRGTTLLADAVASSVETHARFGGVVPEIASRAHLESMVPTIERALKDAGISARDLDGIAVTAGPGLAGALLVGVSAAKAYAYALGKPLYGVNHLASHICVDQLEHGPLPEPTMALLVSGGHSSLLLAPDITSDVRPLGATIDDAAGEAFDKIARVLDLGFPGGPVIDRLAREGDPKAIAFPRGLSGSRDPAYDFSFSGLKTSVARWIEAKRAAGEDVPVRDVAASFQEAVVDVLTRKAVRACKDEGVDHLMIGGGVAANSRLRALAEERCEKAGIRLRVPRPGLCTDNGAMVAALGAEMVARNRPVSDLDLSADSSLPVTETHVPGAHGHSHSHSHDHVHEVSKDNLYS from the coding sequence ATGGCTGACGAACCGCTCGTACTCGGTATCGAGACCTCCTGCGACGAGACCGGCGTCGGCATCGTGCGCGGCACGACGCTCCTCGCCGATGCCGTCGCGTCCAGCGTCGAGACGCACGCCCGCTTCGGCGGAGTCGTCCCGGAGATCGCCTCCCGGGCCCACCTGGAATCGATGGTCCCCACCATCGAGCGCGCCCTGAAGGACGCCGGGATCAGCGCCCGCGACCTCGACGGCATCGCCGTCACGGCGGGCCCCGGACTCGCCGGGGCGCTGCTCGTCGGCGTGTCGGCCGCCAAGGCGTACGCGTACGCGCTGGGCAAGCCGCTGTACGGGGTGAACCACCTGGCCTCGCACATCTGCGTCGACCAGCTGGAACACGGCCCGCTGCCCGAGCCGACGATGGCGCTGCTGGTGAGCGGAGGGCACTCCTCGCTGCTGCTGGCCCCGGACATCACCAGCGACGTACGGCCGCTGGGCGCGACCATCGACGACGCGGCGGGCGAGGCCTTCGACAAGATCGCCCGGGTGCTGGACCTCGGTTTCCCCGGCGGCCCGGTCATCGACCGGCTGGCCAGGGAGGGGGACCCGAAGGCGATCGCGTTCCCCCGCGGACTGAGCGGCTCACGCGATCCCGCGTACGACTTCTCGTTCTCCGGGCTCAAGACGTCCGTGGCGCGCTGGATCGAGGCGAAGCGTGCTGCCGGCGAGGACGTGCCCGTGCGCGACGTGGCGGCGTCCTTCCAGGAGGCCGTCGTGGACGTCCTGACCCGCAAGGCCGTCCGGGCGTGCAAGGACGAGGGCGTCGACCACCTGATGATCGGCGGCGGCGTGGCGGCCAACTCGCGGCTGCGGGCGCTCGCCGAGGAGCGGTGCGAGAAGGCGGGCATCCGGCTGCGGGTCCCCAGGCCGGGGCTCTGCACGGACAACGGCGCCATGGTCGCCGCGCTGGGTGCGGAGATGGTCGCGCGCAACCGGCCGGTGTCGGACCTGGACCTCTCGGCGGACTCCTCGCTGCCGGTCACGGAGACCCATGTGCCGGGTGCCCACGGACACAGCCACAGCCACAGCCACGACCATGTGCACGAGGTCAGCAAGGACAACCTCTACTCATGA
- a CDS encoding VOC family protein produces MQKIRPCLWFDNQAREAAEFYVSVFGGDSRIEDITYWNEGSPQAGSVLTVDFVLAGQEYLGLNGGPEFTFSEAVSLSVDCADQQEVDTLWAKLTEGGEEGMCGWLKDRYGLSWQIVPRALPELLGDPDKAKADRVMKAMMGMRKLDVQALRDA; encoded by the coding sequence GTGCAGAAGATCAGGCCCTGTCTGTGGTTCGACAACCAGGCGCGGGAAGCCGCGGAGTTCTACGTCTCGGTCTTCGGCGGGGACTCCCGCATCGAGGACATCACCTACTGGAACGAGGGGTCCCCGCAGGCCGGCTCGGTGCTGACCGTCGACTTCGTGCTCGCCGGCCAGGAGTACCTCGGCCTCAACGGCGGCCCGGAGTTCACCTTCAGCGAGGCCGTCTCGCTCAGCGTGGACTGCGCGGACCAGCAGGAGGTCGACACCCTGTGGGCGAAGCTCACCGAGGGCGGCGAGGAGGGCATGTGCGGGTGGCTGAAGGACAGGTACGGCCTGTCCTGGCAGATCGTCCCGCGTGCGCTGCCCGAGCTGCTCGGTGATCCCGACAAGGCCAAGGCCGACCGCGTGATGAAGGCCATGATGGGGATGCGGAAGCTGGACGTCCAGGCCCTGCGGGACGCCTGA
- a CDS encoding DUF1876 domain-containing protein → MMETTVGWHIELEFEEDTHRTRAAAMVRLSDGTEVRAHGYASRHPSDAEQPRVGEEIAGARALNELAMKLLTKAHDEIDEASGRTSYPLT, encoded by the coding sequence ATGATGGAGACCACGGTCGGCTGGCACATCGAGCTGGAATTCGAGGAGGACACCCACCGGACGCGCGCGGCCGCGATGGTGCGGCTGAGCGACGGGACCGAGGTGCGGGCCCACGGGTACGCCAGCCGCCACCCCTCCGACGCGGAGCAGCCGAGGGTCGGCGAGGAGATCGCCGGTGCCCGCGCGCTCAACGAGCTCGCGATGAAGCTGCTCACCAAGGCGCACGACGAGATCGACGAGGCGTCCGGCCGCACGTCGTACCCGCTGACCTGA
- a CDS encoding methyltransferase domain-containing protein: protein MNALPPPDQAGPLAAFAALRTPEGAALLDELRDHDPARELATATRLRRTHPAALVSAALGQARLRQRAVAKFGAADAYRMFFTPDGVEQATRTSVAGYRAGRFAELGVRSVADLCCGIGGDAIALARAGVSVLAVDRDPLTAQVARANAEALGLQDLVEVRCADVTDVDTSPYDAVFVDPARRGGRGRIFDPEAYSPPLSWATGAALKAPRAALKIAPGVPHEAIGPQAEAEWISDGGDVKEAVLWFGEGFAPGTFRATLLPSRTTLTSDGPLPAPPVGPVGRYLYEPDGAVIRAHLVADIVDRCEGRLIDETIAYVTSDRPYESDATAAYEITDQLPFNMKKLKALLRERQVGVLTVKKRGSAVEPEELRRKMKLQGPHSATVFLTRVAGAPTMLIGQPVKRA, encoded by the coding sequence GTGAACGCCCTTCCCCCGCCCGATCAGGCCGGCCCGCTCGCCGCCTTCGCCGCCCTCCGCACCCCCGAGGGAGCGGCGCTCCTGGACGAGCTTCGCGACCACGACCCCGCCCGGGAGCTGGCGACCGCGACCCGGCTGCGCCGCACGCACCCCGCCGCCCTCGTGTCGGCGGCGCTCGGCCAGGCGCGACTGCGTCAGCGTGCGGTGGCGAAGTTCGGGGCGGCGGACGCGTACCGCATGTTCTTCACCCCCGACGGCGTGGAGCAGGCGACCCGCACCTCGGTCGCCGGCTACCGGGCCGGAAGGTTCGCGGAGCTCGGCGTACGGAGCGTCGCCGACCTGTGCTGCGGCATCGGCGGGGACGCGATCGCGCTGGCCAGGGCGGGCGTCTCGGTCCTGGCGGTGGACCGCGATCCGCTCACCGCCCAGGTCGCCCGCGCCAACGCCGAGGCGCTCGGCCTCCAGGACCTCGTCGAGGTGCGGTGCGCCGATGTCACGGATGTCGACACATCGCCGTACGACGCGGTGTTCGTCGACCCCGCGCGGCGCGGCGGGCGGGGCAGGATCTTCGACCCCGAGGCCTACTCACCGCCGCTCTCCTGGGCTACCGGGGCAGCGCTGAAGGCCCCCCGCGCCGCGCTGAAGATCGCCCCCGGTGTCCCGCACGAGGCGATCGGCCCGCAGGCCGAGGCCGAGTGGATCTCGGACGGCGGGGACGTGAAGGAGGCCGTGCTCTGGTTCGGCGAGGGCTTCGCCCCCGGCACCTTCCGGGCCACACTCCTCCCGTCCCGCACCACCCTCACCTCCGACGGCCCGCTCCCCGCCCCGCCGGTCGGCCCCGTCGGCCGCTATCTGTACGAGCCGGACGGCGCCGTCATCCGCGCCCATCTGGTGGCCGACATCGTGGACCGGTGCGAGGGCAGGCTGATCGACGAGACCATCGCGTACGTCACGAGCGACCGGCCCTACGAGTCCGACGCCACGGCCGCGTACGAGATCACCGATCAGCTGCCCTTCAACATGAAGAAGCTGAAAGCCCTGCTGAGGGAGCGTCAGGTGGGCGTGCTGACCGTCAAGAAGCGGGGCTCGGCGGTCGAACCCGAGGAGCTGCGCCGGAAGATGAAGCTCCAGGGGCCGCACTCGGCCACCGTCTTCCTGACCCGGGTGGCCGGGGCGCCGACGATGCTGATCGGGCAGCCGGTGAAGCGGGCCTGA
- a CDS encoding polysaccharide deacetylase family protein: protein MQLVRQNDKRVPKRHRPVCAVLVALLVGAAASGCGDGADEGAAGRQKPVAGQPGAAAAQAGPAEAKAKAEAERLKRAVAARTAVARKWGLAKVPLVAPAPPAEKPHITTRKGFEVEGGEGLPPVFTTVPTEERIVFLTMDDGAEKDPELLRMMSELKIPYSAFLSDYEVSDDYGYFKDMQARGVTLSNHTLNHRYLPGLSREEQQREICGSQDKIEKFLGKRPTLFRPPYGNYNGDTLRIAKSCGIKAVPLWAAEAFPDHMEWREWDQDLHPGDIILTHFRGREDWDGSMADMIRNVMKTVTDKGYAVARLEDYV, encoded by the coding sequence ATGCAGCTAGTACGACAAAACGACAAAAGAGTCCCGAAGCGTCACAGACCGGTCTGCGCGGTCCTGGTCGCCCTGCTGGTCGGTGCCGCCGCCTCCGGGTGCGGCGACGGCGCGGACGAAGGGGCCGCCGGGCGGCAGAAGCCGGTGGCCGGGCAGCCCGGCGCCGCCGCCGCGCAGGCGGGCCCCGCGGAGGCGAAGGCGAAGGCCGAGGCCGAGCGGCTGAAGCGGGCCGTCGCCGCCCGTACCGCCGTCGCGAGGAAGTGGGGGCTGGCCAAGGTCCCGCTCGTCGCGCCCGCACCGCCGGCCGAGAAGCCGCACATCACCACCCGTAAGGGCTTCGAGGTCGAGGGCGGGGAGGGGCTGCCGCCGGTCTTCACCACCGTGCCGACCGAGGAGCGGATCGTCTTCCTGACGATGGACGACGGCGCGGAGAAGGACCCCGAACTGCTCCGGATGATGTCGGAGCTGAAGATCCCGTACAGCGCCTTCCTCAGCGACTACGAAGTCAGCGACGACTACGGCTACTTCAAGGACATGCAGGCCCGGGGCGTCACCCTCAGCAACCACACGCTCAACCACCGCTATCTCCCGGGGCTCTCCCGGGAGGAGCAGCAGCGGGAGATCTGTGGTTCGCAGGACAAGATCGAGAAGTTCCTGGGCAAGCGGCCCACCCTCTTCCGTCCGCCGTACGGCAACTACAACGGCGACACCCTGCGCATCGCCAAGTCCTGCGGCATCAAGGCCGTGCCCCTGTGGGCCGCCGAGGCGTTCCCCGACCACATGGAGTGGCGCGAGTGGGACCAGGACCTGCACCCCGGCGACATCATCCTGACCCACTTCCGGGGGCGTGAGGACTGGGACGGGTCCATGGCCGACATGATCCGCAACGTCATGAAGACGGTCACCGACAAGGGATACGCCGTGGCCAGGCTGGAGGACTACGTCTGA
- the groES gene encoding co-chaperone GroES — MSTTSSKVAIKPLEDRIVVQPLDAEQTTASGLVIPDTAKEKPQEGVVLAVGPGRFENGERLPLDVKTGDVVLYSKYGGTEVKYNGEEYLVLSARDVLAIVEK, encoded by the coding sequence GTGTCGACCACCAGCTCCAAGGTTGCGATCAAGCCGCTCGAGGACCGCATTGTGGTCCAGCCGCTCGACGCCGAGCAGACCACGGCTTCCGGCCTGGTCATTCCGGACACCGCCAAGGAGAAGCCCCAGGAGGGCGTCGTCCTGGCCGTGGGCCCGGGCCGCTTCGAGAACGGCGAGCGCCTTCCGCTCGACGTCAAGACCGGCGACGTCGTCCTGTACAGCAAGTACGGCGGCACCGAGGTGAAGTACAACGGCGAGGAGTACCTCGTCCTCTCGGCGCGCGACGTTCTCGCGATCGTCGAGAAGTAA
- the groL gene encoding chaperonin GroEL (60 kDa chaperone family; promotes refolding of misfolded polypeptides especially under stressful conditions; forms two stacked rings of heptamers to form a barrel-shaped 14mer; ends can be capped by GroES; misfolded proteins enter the barrel where they are refolded when GroES binds) translates to MAKILKFDEDARRALERGVNKLADTVKVTIGPKGRNVVIDKKFGAPTITNDGVTIAREVELDDPYENLGAQLVKEVATKTNDVAGDGTTTATVLAQALVREGLRNVAAGASPAALKKGIDAAVKAVSEDLLATARPIDDKADIAAVAALSAQDPQVGELIADAMDKVGKDGVITVEESNTFGLDLEFTEGMAFDKGYLSPYMVTDQERMEAVLDDPYILIHQGKIGSIQELLPLLEKVIQAGASKPLLIIAEDVEGEALSTLVVNKIRGTFNAVAVKAPGFGDRRKAMLGDIATLTGATVIAEEVGLKLDQAGLDVLGTARRVTVSKDDTTIVDGGGDSADVKGRVNQIKAEIESTDSDWDREKLQERLAKLAGGVCVIRVGAATEVELKEKKHRLEDAISATRAAVEEGIVSGGGSALVHAVKVLEGNLGKTGDEATGVAVVRRAAVEPLRWIAENAGLEGYVITSKVSELDKGQGFNAATGEYGDLVKAGVIDPVKVTRSALENAASIASLLLTTETLVVEKPAEEEADAGHGHGHGHSH, encoded by the coding sequence ATGGCGAAGATTCTGAAGTTCGACGAGGACGCCCGTCGCGCCCTTGAGCGCGGCGTCAACAAGCTTGCCGACACGGTGAAGGTGACGATCGGCCCGAAGGGCCGCAACGTCGTCATCGACAAGAAGTTCGGCGCCCCCACCATCACCAACGACGGTGTCACCATCGCGCGGGAGGTCGAGCTCGACGACCCGTACGAGAACCTCGGTGCCCAGCTGGTGAAGGAGGTGGCGACCAAGACCAACGACGTAGCGGGTGACGGCACCACCACCGCCACCGTGCTCGCCCAGGCCCTCGTCCGCGAAGGCCTGCGCAACGTCGCCGCGGGCGCGTCCCCGGCCGCCCTGAAGAAGGGCATCGACGCCGCCGTGAAGGCCGTGTCCGAGGACCTCCTCGCGACCGCCCGCCCGATCGACGACAAGGCCGACATCGCCGCCGTGGCCGCGCTCTCCGCGCAGGACCCGCAGGTCGGCGAGCTCATCGCGGACGCGATGGACAAGGTCGGCAAGGACGGTGTCATCACCGTCGAGGAGTCCAACACCTTCGGGCTGGACCTCGAGTTCACCGAGGGCATGGCCTTCGACAAGGGCTACCTGTCCCCGTACATGGTGACCGACCAGGAGCGCATGGAGGCCGTCCTCGACGACCCGTACATCCTGATCCACCAGGGCAAGATCGGCTCCATCCAGGAGCTGCTCCCGCTGCTGGAGAAGGTCATCCAGGCCGGCGCCTCCAAGCCGCTCCTGATCATCGCCGAGGACGTCGAGGGCGAGGCGCTCTCCACCCTCGTCGTCAACAAGATCCGTGGCACCTTCAACGCCGTCGCGGTGAAGGCCCCGGGCTTCGGTGACCGCCGCAAGGCCATGCTCGGCGACATCGCCACCCTCACCGGTGCGACCGTCATCGCCGAGGAGGTCGGCCTCAAGCTCGACCAGGCCGGTCTGGACGTGCTGGGCACCGCCCGCCGCGTCACCGTCTCCAAGGACGACACGACCATCGTCGACGGCGGCGGCGACTCCGCCGACGTCAAGGGCCGCGTCAACCAGATCAAGGCCGAGATCGAGTCCACGGACTCCGACTGGGACCGCGAGAAGCTCCAGGAGCGCCTCGCGAAGCTGGCCGGCGGCGTGTGCGTGATCCGCGTCGGTGCGGCCACCGAGGTGGAGCTCAAGGAGAAGAAGCACCGTCTGGAGGACGCCATCTCCGCGACCCGCGCCGCGGTCGAGGAGGGCATCGTCTCCGGTGGTGGCTCCGCTCTGGTCCACGCCGTCAAGGTCCTCGAGGGCAACCTCGGCAAGACCGGCGACGAGGCCACGGGTGTCGCGGTCGTGCGCCGCGCCGCCGTCGAGCCGCTCCGCTGGATCGCGGAGAACGCGGGCCTCGAGGGCTACGTCATCACCTCGAAGGTCTCCGAGCTCGACAAGGGTCAGGGCTTCAACGCCGCGACCGGCGAGTACGGCGACCTGGTGAAGGCCGGCGTCATCGACCCGGTCAAGGTCACCCGCTCCGCCCTGGAGAACGCCGCGTCCATCGCGTCGCTGCTGCTCACGACCGAGACCCTGGTCGTCGAGAAGCCGGCCGAGGAAGAGGCCGACGCCGGTCACGGCCACGGTCACGGCCACTCCCACTAG
- a CDS encoding SDR family oxidoreductase → MTTALITGATAGIGAAFARRLASDGHNLVLVARDTERLRAQATELHDGHGIEAEVLTADLSTDDGIEAVAARLTDRVSPVDLLVNNAGFGNKGRYLEVPVADELTMLKVHCEAVLRLTSAAAGSMRERGRGGVVNVASVAAFLPRGTYGASKAWVVQFTQGAAKDLAGSGVRLMALCPGFVRTEFHERAGMGTGNIPDWMWLDADKLVAAALADLARGRSVSIPDPRYKAMMGLVKLTPRGLLGGVTSRAGRTYGPK, encoded by the coding sequence ATGACGACTGCACTGATTACGGGCGCGACGGCGGGGATCGGGGCCGCCTTCGCGCGGCGGCTCGCGAGTGACGGGCACAATCTGGTGCTGGTGGCCCGGGATACGGAGCGGCTGCGGGCCCAGGCCACGGAGCTGCACGACGGACACGGCATCGAGGCAGAGGTGCTGACGGCCGACCTGTCCACTGATGACGGGATCGAGGCGGTCGCGGCACGGCTGACGGACCGTGTGAGCCCTGTCGACCTGCTGGTCAACAACGCGGGATTCGGCAACAAGGGGCGCTACCTGGAGGTTCCGGTGGCCGACGAGCTGACGATGCTGAAGGTCCACTGCGAGGCGGTGCTGCGTCTGACCTCGGCCGCCGCCGGCTCGATGCGGGAGCGCGGCCGCGGCGGAGTGGTCAACGTGGCCTCCGTCGCGGCGTTCCTGCCGCGCGGGACGTACGGGGCGTCGAAGGCGTGGGTCGTCCAGTTCACCCAGGGCGCGGCGAAGGACCTCGCGGGTTCGGGGGTGCGGCTGATGGCGCTCTGCCCGGGCTTCGTACGGACCGAGTTCCACGAGCGTGCCGGGATGGGGACGGGCAACATCCCGGACTGGATGTGGCTCGACGCGGACAAGCTGGTGGCCGCGGCCCTGGCGGACCTGGCCCGGGGCAGGTCGGTGTCGATCCCGGACCCGCGTTACAAGGCGATGATGGGCCTGGTGAAGCTGACGCCGCGCGGCCTGCTCGGTGGAGTGACCTCCCGCGCAGGCCGGACGTACGGCCCGAAGTAG
- a CDS encoding ABC transporter ATP-binding protein, producing MRLRSGKREKADDRPEASPAGPGPAVELRGVRRRYGRGPGAVHALAGVDLALPRGTFTAVMGPSGSGKSTFLQCAAGLDQPSAGSVRLGGTEITGMSENQLTELRRSRLGFVFQAFNLLPSLTVEQNVLLPLRLAGQRQDRRRAAEVLARVGLADKARRRPGELSGGQQQRVAVARALVTGPDVIFADEPTGALDTGTAAEILGLLRHAVDTPSGSGLRAGGAYPHGATVVMVTHDPAAAAWADQVLFLADGTFAGGLERGSAEQIAARMAALTARQRAMAGAAA from the coding sequence ATGAGGCTACGCAGCGGCAAACGGGAGAAGGCGGACGACCGGCCGGAGGCCTCGCCCGCCGGCCCCGGTCCCGCCGTCGAACTGCGGGGGGTCCGGAGGCGGTACGGCCGCGGCCCCGGCGCCGTGCACGCGCTAGCGGGCGTCGACCTCGCCCTCCCACGCGGTACGTTCACCGCGGTCATGGGGCCGTCCGGGTCCGGGAAGTCCACCTTCCTGCAGTGTGCCGCCGGGCTGGACCAGCCGTCGGCGGGGTCGGTGCGCCTCGGTGGGACCGAGATCACCGGAATGAGCGAGAACCAGCTCACCGAGCTCCGCCGCAGCCGCCTCGGCTTCGTCTTCCAGGCGTTCAACCTGCTGCCGTCGCTGACCGTGGAGCAGAACGTCCTGCTGCCCCTGCGCCTCGCCGGGCAGCGCCAGGACCGCCGCCGGGCGGCCGAGGTGCTCGCGCGGGTCGGGCTCGCCGACAAGGCGCGGCGCCGGCCCGGTGAGCTCTCCGGCGGCCAGCAGCAGCGCGTGGCCGTCGCCCGCGCCCTGGTCACCGGCCCCGACGTGATCTTCGCGGACGAGCCCACCGGAGCGCTCGACACCGGCACCGCCGCCGAGATCCTCGGCCTGCTCCGGCACGCGGTCGACACCCCCTCCGGCTCCGGGCTCCGCGCGGGCGGGGCGTACCCCCACGGCGCCACCGTCGTCATGGTCACCCACGACCCCGCCGCGGCCGCCTGGGCCGACCAGGTGCTCTTCCTCGCCGACGGCACCTTCGCCGGCGGCCTGGAGCGCGGTTCGGCGGAGCAGATCGCGGCGCGGATGGCGGCGCTCACCGCCCGTCAGCGCGCGATGGCGGGGGCCGCGGCATGA
- a CDS encoding FtsX-like permease family protein: protein MRRPTGLARAAVRFKPASFAGTFVALMMAALIVAACGTLLETGIRATVPAERYAKAPVVAAADQSARVVSDTVDGPEESAYPLPDKARVDAGLVAKAARAPGAETAVPDSTFPVRQGDAAITGHGWGSHVFTGTALSAGTAPHSGEVVLDAAAARGAGAGLGGTVTLETAAGRADFRVSGLAEPGTGDTATAGSAATAWFTDAEAPTLAGHPGRVDAVAVLAEDGTGTGALAAAVAKSLAGSGAQVLTGDARGGVEDRGLAYAKETLTGLGGSFGGIATLVAVFTAAGTVALSVGQRTREFALLRAVGATPRQIRRAVATEALLVAPLAGLAGCLPGIGLAHWWFGQLKDRGVIPDAVGLHVSWVPPVVAVGAGLLTALGAGWAAGRRPAKIKPGQALAEAAVERLRPGVIRTVLGLAALGGGAALAGVAASAAGDDAAGASLGVIMLFMLAFALLGPLVARLCAVLFGLLLRGGGASATLAAANSRTNSRRLASAITPIVLAMAFASTLVFMHTSESKVASDQLRAGITADHVVTDPAGLPAGSADRAARAPGVDAAVSLLDAQVLVPVHAVGETSLRGAAVQGVSGSAALLARVQDLDVRSGGLDRVGPGRIAIDRTLAASAGVEVGDTMPLHLPDGTEDRPEVVAVYGRGLGLAAVTMDRASLAGHVTSGFDSTLLVHGGDARSLATLGRVTDASGYAVEQDLDHAYGAWSNYMMAAVLGGFAAVAAVNTLVMTVLDRRRELSTLRLVGSTRRQVLRMLRWESLLVTAAGVALGTVIAMITLTPMMRGVTGESPYAPPLLYAAFAAAAVSLGLLAVTLPARAVLRDREAGS from the coding sequence ATGAGGCGCCCCACCGGACTCGCCCGCGCGGCCGTCCGCTTCAAACCCGCCTCGTTCGCGGGGACGTTCGTCGCGCTGATGATGGCGGCGCTGATCGTCGCGGCCTGCGGAACCCTGCTGGAGACAGGCATCCGCGCGACGGTGCCGGCGGAGCGGTACGCGAAGGCGCCGGTCGTCGCGGCGGCCGACCAGTCCGCGCGGGTCGTCTCCGACACCGTCGACGGCCCCGAGGAATCCGCGTACCCGTTGCCGGACAAGGCCCGTGTCGACGCGGGGCTCGTGGCGAAGGCCGCCCGGGCACCGGGCGCGGAGACCGCGGTGCCGGACTCCACCTTCCCGGTGCGGCAGGGCGACGCGGCGATCACCGGGCACGGCTGGGGATCGCATGTCTTCACCGGTACCGCGCTGTCCGCGGGCACCGCGCCGCACAGCGGCGAGGTCGTGCTGGACGCCGCCGCAGCCCGTGGCGCCGGGGCAGGTCTCGGCGGCACCGTCACGCTCGAAACGGCCGCCGGCCGCGCGGACTTCCGGGTGTCGGGGCTGGCCGAGCCCGGGACGGGCGACACCGCGACGGCCGGCTCCGCGGCCACGGCCTGGTTCACCGACGCCGAGGCACCCACGCTGGCCGGGCACCCCGGCAGGGTCGACGCAGTAGCCGTGCTGGCCGAGGACGGCACCGGCACCGGGGCACTCGCCGCCGCCGTCGCGAAGTCCCTCGCCGGCTCCGGCGCGCAGGTGCTCACCGGAGACGCCCGGGGCGGGGTCGAGGACCGTGGGCTGGCGTACGCCAAGGAGACGCTCACCGGACTCGGCGGCTCCTTCGGCGGGATCGCCACCCTGGTCGCCGTCTTCACCGCGGCCGGCACCGTCGCCCTCTCCGTCGGCCAGCGCACCCGCGAGTTCGCACTGCTGCGCGCGGTCGGCGCCACCCCGCGGCAGATCCGCCGCGCGGTCGCCACCGAGGCGCTCCTCGTCGCACCGCTCGCCGGTCTGGCCGGCTGCCTGCCGGGGATCGGGCTCGCGCACTGGTGGTTCGGGCAGCTGAAGGACCGCGGGGTCATCCCCGACGCGGTCGGCCTGCACGTGTCCTGGGTCCCGCCGGTCGTCGCGGTCGGGGCCGGGCTGCTCACGGCACTCGGCGCAGGCTGGGCGGCCGGGCGCAGGCCCGCGAAGATCAAACCGGGACAGGCACTCGCCGAGGCAGCGGTGGAGAGACTGCGTCCGGGCGTCATCCGTACCGTCCTCGGGCTGGCCGCCCTCGGCGGCGGCGCGGCCCTCGCCGGTGTCGCGGCCTCCGCCGCCGGTGACGACGCGGCCGGAGCCTCCCTCGGCGTCATCATGCTCTTCATGCTCGCCTTCGCCCTGCTCGGCCCGCTGGTGGCCCGGCTGTGCGCGGTGCTCTTCGGCCTGCTGCTGCGCGGTGGCGGGGCCTCGGCGACGCTGGCCGCCGCCAACTCCCGTACCAACTCCCGCCGGCTCGCCTCCGCGATCACCCCGATCGTGCTGGCCATGGCCTTCGCCTCGACGCTCGTCTTCATGCACACGAGCGAGAGCAAGGTCGCCTCGGACCAGCTCCGCGCCGGCATCACGGCGGACCACGTCGTCACCGACCCGGCCGGGCTGCCCGCGGGCTCCGCCGACCGGGCAGCCCGCGCTCCCGGCGTCGACGCGGCCGTGAGTCTGCTCGACGCGCAGGTGCTGGTGCCCGTCCACGCCGTCGGCGAGACGTCGTTGCGGGGGGCGGCGGTCCAGGGGGTCTCGGGCTCCGCCGCCCTGCTCGCCCGGGTGCAGGACCTGGACGTGCGCAGCGGCGGCCTGGACCGCGTGGGTCCGGGCCGGATCGCCATCGACAGGACGCTCGCCGCCTCGGCGGGGGTCGAGGTCGGCGACACGATGCCGCTCCACCTCCCCGACGGCACCGAGGACCGCCCCGAAGTCGTCGCGGTCTACGGCCGCGGCCTGGGCCTGGCGGCGGTGACCATGGACCGCGCGTCCCTGGCCGGCCACGTGACGTCGGGCTTCGACAGCACGCTGCTGGTGCACGGCGGGGACGCCCGGTCGCTCGCGACGCTCGGCAGGGTCACCGACGCCTCCGGCTACGCCGTCGAGCAGGACCTGGACCACGCCTACGGCGCCTGGTCCAACTACATGATGGCGGCCGTCCTGGGCGGCTTCGCAGCCGTCGCAGCCGTCAACACCCTGGTGATGACGGTCCTGGACCGCCGCCGCGAACTGTCCACGCTCCGCCTCGTCGGCTCGACCCGCCGTCAGGTGCTGCGCATGCTGCGCTGGGAGAGCCTGCTGGTCACGGCGGCGGGCGTGGCCCTGGGCACGGTCATCGCCATGATCACGCTGACGCCGATGATGCGCGGCGTGACGGGCGAGTCCCCGTACGCGCCCCCGCTGCTGTACGCCGCGTTCGCCGCGGCCGCGGTGTCCCTCGGCCTCCTCGCCGTGACCCTCCCGGCCCGCGCGGTGCTGCGCGACCGGGAGGCGGGATCATGA